A stretch of Deltaproteobacteria bacterium DNA encodes these proteins:
- a CDS encoding flagellar hook assembly protein FlgD, whose protein sequence is MSIEGVSTVDDSVFNLKATGGDDMGKTEFLKLLTAQLQHQDPMSPQKDADFVAQLAQFSNLEQAMAQNAKLEQLQMSSSALVSSTTTDLIGREVLAKGDIVSIRNGERPEPLNYALGENSADVSLRIMNQDGAIVRRVELGNQGAGTHNFSWDGRNDEGDMLPSGMYRIEVMATDANGLSIESSTNVRGVVHGVTFDRGYPELLVGNSRIQPADIIEVKQLVDESSTDSQDDEIDETDEADSDALSNNDGADSGDLDLDLSGLLDGLGL, encoded by the coding sequence ATGTCTATTGAAGGTGTTTCAACAGTTGATGACAGTGTCTTTAACCTGAAGGCAACAGGCGGAGATGATATGGGGAAGACAGAATTCCTCAAGCTTTTAACCGCCCAGCTGCAGCATCAGGACCCTATGAGTCCTCAAAAAGATGCGGATTTCGTTGCGCAGCTTGCCCAGTTTAGCAACCTTGAACAAGCCATGGCGCAAAATGCGAAGCTTGAGCAACTGCAGATGTCTTCATCGGCACTCGTGAGTTCAACAACAACGGACTTGATTGGCCGTGAGGTGTTGGCAAAGGGTGATATTGTAAGCATTCGCAATGGCGAACGACCTGAGCCTCTTAATTATGCGCTTGGTGAGAACTCTGCCGATGTTTCGCTTCGAATCATGAATCAGGATGGAGCGATAGTGCGCCGGGTTGAGCTTGGCAATCAGGGTGCAGGAACCCATAACTTTTCTTGGGATGGACGAAACGATGAAGGCGATATGTTGCCATCAGGTATGTACCGAATTGAGGTTATGGCAACTGATGCAAATGGACTGAGCATTGAATCGTCCACGAACGTTCGAGGCGTTGTTCACGGCGTGACCTTCGACCGAGGTTACCCGGAGTTACTGGTAGGAAACAGCCGGATTCAGCCAGCCGATATTATCGAAGTGAAACAACTTGTAGACGAGTCATCGACCGATTCTCAGGACGATGAAATAGATGAAACAGATGAAGCAGATAGCGACGCCCTGTCGAATAATGATGGGGCCGACAGCGGCGATTTAGATTTAGATTTGAGCGGTTTATTGGACGGTTTAGGTTTGTAA
- a CDS encoding flagellar hook-basal body complex protein, which translates to MSILKSMYSAASGLMAHAEAISVASDNIANVNTIGFKAQRARFEDILGSTVAGAVENQASGQGVRLGGVHSLFTQGSLIGSNLNTDMAIQGDGFFVMQGAFDGQQNGRFYSRDGQFNIDNDGFMVNGAGLRVMGYSADQDENLSSTLSTLEVPLTQIVPPKASTLVNLGANLSPVDNESFIVSTATSQIQFGTGGTLAPQGTDIPGGFDGTTVATAEVSSHYSSNVTIYDQAEGEAGPQAHDATIWFTQTGNDTWTWRATVPSNEMGASTVDPATARGDGTEQVVIAGGALSFDNTTGALTTGSQDAGLNDFLFLNTDDPSVVDFNFANSNISQASGVSGITPTGNGSLGFQSETPETTSHFSTSVIVYDTLGVGHNVNVFFNQTSTGNWSWHALADGAEMADPTDTTQTREGENVVLANGTITFDEHGRLMTESQTTKTFHFFNTNGTQQINFDFGENATSTDNGGDGGTGLGGLTQFDQASSVSEILQDGYASGALAGIKVQLDGKITGTFTNGERRVLAAVALARFVNNDGLIRRDNGHYTESPDSGQALVGQAGTGGRGSIVGNNLEQSTVELANEFVNVITYQRGFQANSRSITTADQLLQEAVNLKR; encoded by the coding sequence ATGAGTATTCTTAAGTCAATGTATTCAGCGGCAAGTGGTTTAATGGCACACGCGGAGGCCATTAGTGTTGCGAGTGATAACATCGCAAACGTCAACACAATTGGTTTTAAGGCGCAACGTGCGCGCTTTGAAGATATTTTAGGTAGCACGGTTGCCGGCGCGGTTGAGAACCAAGCATCTGGTCAAGGTGTCCGCCTTGGTGGTGTTCACTCTCTGTTTACGCAAGGTTCGTTGATTGGTTCAAACCTCAACACGGATATGGCGATTCAGGGTGATGGTTTCTTCGTTATGCAGGGTGCCTTTGATGGCCAGCAAAACGGACGCTTCTATTCACGTGATGGCCAGTTCAATATCGATAACGATGGTTTCATGGTTAACGGTGCAGGGCTTCGGGTTATGGGATACTCGGCGGATCAGGATGAGAACCTATCAAGTACACTGAGTACTTTGGAAGTACCGCTGACGCAGATTGTTCCTCCAAAGGCTTCGACGCTTGTTAACTTGGGTGCAAACCTTTCGCCGGTAGACAACGAGAGCTTCATTGTAAGTACTGCAACGTCTCAGATTCAGTTTGGTACGGGTGGTACTTTGGCACCACAGGGAACTGATATCCCAGGTGGCTTCGATGGGACGACTGTAGCAACAGCTGAGGTTTCGTCTCACTACAGTTCAAACGTAACCATTTATGACCAAGCGGAAGGTGAGGCTGGTCCTCAGGCTCACGATGCGACCATTTGGTTTACGCAGACAGGTAACGACACGTGGACATGGCGTGCAACCGTTCCTTCAAATGAAATGGGAGCATCTACAGTGGATCCCGCAACTGCGCGGGGTGATGGTACCGAGCAAGTCGTTATTGCCGGTGGTGCGTTATCGTTTGATAACACAACGGGTGCTTTGACAACGGGTTCGCAAGATGCTGGTTTGAACGACTTCTTGTTTTTGAACACGGACGACCCGTCGGTTGTAGACTTTAACTTTGCCAACTCCAACATCAGCCAGGCGTCTGGTGTTTCGGGTATTACGCCGACCGGGAATGGTTCTTTGGGCTTTCAGTCGGAAACTCCGGAGACTACCTCACACTTTTCAACCTCTGTTATCGTGTATGATACGTTGGGTGTAGGCCACAACGTAAACGTATTCTTTAACCAGACATCGACTGGTAACTGGTCATGGCACGCTTTGGCGGATGGCGCTGAAATGGCGGATCCAACAGATACAACCCAAACCCGAGAAGGTGAGAATGTCGTTCTCGCCAACGGTACAATTACTTTTGACGAACACGGACGTTTGATGACAGAAAGTCAAACAACCAAAACGTTCCACTTTTTCAACACCAACGGTACTCAGCAAATCAACTTTGATTTTGGTGAGAACGCTACCTCTACCGACAACGGTGGTGATGGTGGTACCGGTTTGGGCGGGTTAACTCAGTTTGACCAGGCGTCCAGTGTTTCTGAAATCTTACAAGATGGTTATGCATCGGGTGCTCTTGCGGGTATCAAGGTTCAGCTTGATGGTAAGATTACCGGTACTTTTACAAACGGTGAGCGTCGTGTCCTTGCGGCCGTAGCGCTGGCACGATTTGTAAACAACGATGGACTGATTCGCCGGGATAACGGTCACTACACTGAATCACCTGACTCCGGTCAGGCACTTGTTGGACAAGCGGGTACGGGTGGTCGTGGTTCGATTGTTGGTAACAACTTGGAGCAATCCACGGTTGAGCTGGCAAACGAGTTCGTAAACGTCATTACCTATCAGCGTGGTTTTCAGGCGAACTCTCGTTCGATCACCACCGCCGATCAGCTTTTGCAGGAAGCAGTTAACCTCAAGCGTTAA